TCTGGCATCAATGTGCGGATTGATTTAAAGTAATGTTGCTTTATTAATTAATAAAAAATAATGCAATTAAGAGTAAAAGCACTTATGAAAATTGGATTGATTTCCGATACCCACGATAATCTGGAGGCCTGCCAGAAGGCCTGCGAGGCGTTCTTCGATGAGGACGTCAAGCTGGTGCTGCATGCCGGGGATTTCGTGGCGCCGTTCATCGTTCCGGTGTTTGCCAAGGCCAGGCTCAAACTAATAGCAGTTTACGGCAACAACGACGGAGAGAAGGTCTATCTTAAAGAACGCTTCGAGGAGGCCGGGTTCGAACTGCACAACGGTCCCTACGAATTGAAAATTGAAGAGCGGAGCATCTGCATGATGCACGAACCGCGCTGTTTGGAAAGCCTGATCAAGGCCGGCACCTACGACCTGATCCTCTATGGACACACCCACAAGGTGGATATCTCCGAGGAGGGAACCCTGGTGATCAACCCTGGCGAGGCCTGCGGGTACCTATCCGGCAAATCCACCTGCGCGGTGGTGGAGCTGGACGATATGAGCGGCCGGATCATCGAGCTATGATATGCCACCGAGACACAGAGGCGCAGAGCAGATCGTGGGGTTAAACGACAAAGAGAAAAAACTGGCAGCATTACTAAGAGGCTACGGCAGTGTCATGGTTGCCTATTCCGGCGGGATCGACAGCACCTTTCTGGCGGTGATGGCCAAAAAGGTCTTGGGTGAAAATCATCTGGCGATGACAGCGGTCTCGGCGATACGGTCAGAGAATGAAACGAAGACCGCCCGGACGATCGCCAAGAGGTTCAAGCTGAATCATCTGGTTATAAAAACCGATGAGCTTAAAAATAAAATATTTCTATCAAATCCAGCCGACAGGTGTTATTACTGTAAGAGCATACTTTGGCGAGAGATGAAAAAGATCGCCCGGGCAAAAGATATAACGACCATCATCGAAGGCAGCACCGCGGATGATCTAAAGGAATACCGTCCGGGAAAGGCAGCCTCTATCAAATGCGGCATCAGAAGTCCTCTGGCCGAGGCCGGACTGACCAAAACAGAGATCAGGTCGCTGGCCAAAAAAATGGGACTGCCCAACTGGAACGCTCCGTCAAATTCCTGCCTGGCTACTCGAATTCCCTATGGCAGGACAATAAAAGTTTCAGAACTTAGGAGGATAGGAAGCTCCGAAACTTTTTTAAAAAAGATAGGCTTCGGTAACCTGAGGGTAAGGCATCACGGATATCTGGCCAGGATCGAAGTCCCGGCGGAAGAAATTCCTGCGATGATAAAAAGATCGTCAAACATTGTTAAGAAACTGAAAGGCCTGGGTTATAAGTTCGTAACACTCGACCTGGCCGGTTATCAAAAGGGGTGTTACGATGACGGAAAGAAAAATGCAAAAAGAAAAAATAACTGAACTGTTGAAAAAATTCAAGGCCGGCAGGATCTCCCAGGAGGATGTTCTTAAGGCCCTGACATCCCTGCCTTATCAGGATATCGGCATCGCCAATATTGACACCCACCGGGCTTTGCGCCGGGGGATGCCCGAAGTGATCTTCTGCCAGGGCAAGACTCCTCAGCAGGCGGCCATGATCTTCCAGAAGATGCAGGGCCTGGTGATGGCCACCAGGGCCGATGCATTACACTATAAAGCGGTCAAAAAGCTTTGCCCGGGGGCGGTC
This sequence is a window from Candidatus Edwardsbacteria bacterium. Protein-coding genes within it:
- a CDS encoding metallophosphoesterase, encoding MKIGLISDTHDNLEACQKACEAFFDEDVKLVLHAGDFVAPFIVPVFAKARLKLIAVYGNNDGEKVYLKERFEEAGFELHNGPYELKIEERSICMMHEPRCLESLIKAGTYDLILYGHTHKVDISEEGTLVINPGEACGYLSGKSTCAVVELDDMSGRIIEL
- the larE gene encoding ATP-dependent sacrificial sulfur transferase LarE, whose protein sequence is MPPRHRGAEQIVGLNDKEKKLAALLRGYGSVMVAYSGGIDSTFLAVMAKKVLGENHLAMTAVSAIRSENETKTARTIAKRFKLNHLVIKTDELKNKIFLSNPADRCYYCKSILWREMKKIARAKDITTIIEGSTADDLKEYRPGKAASIKCGIRSPLAEAGLTKTEIRSLAKKMGLPNWNAPSNSCLATRIPYGRTIKVSELRRIGSSETFLKKIGFGNLRVRHHGYLARIEVPAEEIPAMIKRSSNIVKKLKGLGYKFVTLDLAGYQKGCYDDGKKNAKRKNN